In one Nicotiana tomentosiformis chromosome 6, ASM39032v3, whole genome shotgun sequence genomic region, the following are encoded:
- the LOC104119803 gene encoding LOB domain-containing protein 12-like, with translation MGSGSSPCASCKLLRRRCTKDCIFAPYFPPDDPHKFAIVHKVFGASNVSKMLQELPVQQRGDAVSSLVYEANARVRDPVYGCVGAISLLQNQVSQLQMQLAVAQAEILCIQMQQEPVPSLPTTCLMEPHVEKSSPFSTSNATNYNFNNNLQSYLSFTSSSTSHVMQDPVKRESLWT, from the exons ATGGGATCAGGAAGTTCTCCTTGTGCTTCCTGCAAATTATTAAGGCGTCGCTGTACCAAGGACTGCATCTTTGCTCCTTACTTTCCTCCTGATGATCCCCACAAGTTTGCCATTGTTCACAAGGTGTTTGGTGCTAGTAATGTTAGCAAGATGTTGCAG GAACTTCCAGTACAACAGAGAGGAGATGCAGTAAGCAGTTTGGTATATGAAGCAAATGCAAGAGTGAGAGACCCAGTTTATGGATGTGTAGGTGCAATCTCCTTGTTACAGAATCAAGTATCTCAATTACAAATGCAGTTGGCTGTAGCTCAAGCAGAGATATTATGCATCCAGATGCAGCAAGAGCCTGTTCCCAGCTTGCCAACAACGTGTCTAATGGAACCTCATGTCGAGAAATCATCACCATTTTCAACAAGTAACGCTACTAATTACAACTTCAATAATAATCTGCAATCTTACCTCAGCTTTACGTCCTCTAGCACTAGTCATGTAATGCAAGACCCTGTAAAGAGAGAGTCTCTCTGGACATAA
- the LOC104119804 gene encoding protein DOUBLE-STRAND BREAK FORMATION isoform X2, with the protein MSIAVSQQISLFQSQIESRRFNEGTIRVLESFLASNDFKYLDGVVRALKQFVRNESLCIIQEIAGKSTEHKLLIVDFLVRVFALIGDTESCLALRYEALLMREQKATNDQRLLVSYSEWLTFAEHSLENGFCSIAKKACEKALLCFEMNIVVDPGKDDFVIEKIKKLRDVAVISASSRSVQAQAAEYFKKKTTLQTSQGSYISVEAKSSGSTLFRNGIKRRHRRQLDEHRHLEQNQEAS; encoded by the exons ATGTCAATTGCAGTCTCGCAGCAGATCTCTCTTTTCCAATCCCAAATCGAAAGCCGGAG attcaatGAAGGAACTATTCGAGTTCTCGAATCCTTTTTAGCTTCAAACGACTTCAAATACTTGGACGGAGTGGTGCGCGCTTTGAAACAGTTCGTGAGAAACGAATCTCTCTGCATTATTCAGGAAATCGCTGGAAAATCTACGGAGCATAAGCTTCTGATCGTCGATTTTCTAGTACGCGTTTTTGCTCTCATTGGAGATACTGAG AGTTGCTTGGCCTTGAGATATGAGGCATTGCTTATGAGAGAGCAAAAAGCCACCAATGATCAGAGACTTCTTGTTTCATATAGTGAGTGGCTCACTTTTGCTGAGCATTCACTGGAGAATGGATTTTGTTCCATCGCAAAGAAG GCATGTGAAAAGGCACTTTTATGCTTTGAGATGAACATCGTTGTTGACCCTGGAAAAGATGACTTTGTAATTGAAAAAATTAAGAAGCTTAGAGATGTTGCTGTAATATCGGCTTCTTCAAGATCAG TTCAGGCGCAGGCAGCAGAGTACTTCAAGAAGAAAACAACTCTGCAGACCTCACAAGGATCCTACATTTCTGTGGAAGCCAAAAGCTCAGGAAGCACTCTATTTAGAAATGGAATCAAAAGACGACACAGGCGCCAATTGGATGAACATCGACATTTGGAACAGAACCAAGAAGCGTCTTGA
- the LOC104119804 gene encoding protein DOUBLE-STRAND BREAK FORMATION isoform X1 has translation MSIAVSQQISLFQSQIESRRFNEGTIRVLESFLASNDFKYLDGVVRALKQFVRNESLCIIQEIAGKSTEHKLLIVDFLVRVFALIGDTESCLALRYEALLMREQKATNDQRLLVSYSEWLTFAEHSLENGFCSIAKKACEKALLCFEMNIVVDPGKDDFVIEKIKKLRDVAVISASSRSEHVTRRGGEGEVNNYQFIIAIAFLWYISSGAGSRVLQEENNSADLTRILHFCGSQKLRKHSI, from the exons ATGTCAATTGCAGTCTCGCAGCAGATCTCTCTTTTCCAATCCCAAATCGAAAGCCGGAG attcaatGAAGGAACTATTCGAGTTCTCGAATCCTTTTTAGCTTCAAACGACTTCAAATACTTGGACGGAGTGGTGCGCGCTTTGAAACAGTTCGTGAGAAACGAATCTCTCTGCATTATTCAGGAAATCGCTGGAAAATCTACGGAGCATAAGCTTCTGATCGTCGATTTTCTAGTACGCGTTTTTGCTCTCATTGGAGATACTGAG AGTTGCTTGGCCTTGAGATATGAGGCATTGCTTATGAGAGAGCAAAAAGCCACCAATGATCAGAGACTTCTTGTTTCATATAGTGAGTGGCTCACTTTTGCTGAGCATTCACTGGAGAATGGATTTTGTTCCATCGCAAAGAAG GCATGTGAAAAGGCACTTTTATGCTTTGAGATGAACATCGTTGTTGACCCTGGAAAAGATGACTTTGTAATTGAAAAAATTAAGAAGCTTAGAGATGTTGCTGTAATATCGGCTTCTTCAAGATCAG AGCATGTAACAAGAAGGGGCGGCGAAGGGGAAGTTAACAATTATCAGTTCATTATTGCTATTGCTTTCTTGTGGTACATTAGTTCAGGCGCAGGCAGCAGAGTACTTCAAGAAGAAAACAACTCTGCAGACCTCACAAGGATCCTACATTTCTGTGGAAGCCAAAAGCTCAGGAAGCACTCTATTTAG
- the LOC104119804 gene encoding protein DOUBLE-STRAND BREAK FORMATION isoform X3 has protein sequence MSIAVSQQISLFQSQIESRRFNEGTIRVLESFLASNDFKYLDGVVRALKQFVRNESLCIIQEIAGKSTEHKLLIVDFLVRVFALIGDTESCLALRYEALLMREQKATNDQRLLVSYSEWLTFAEHSLENGFCSIAKKACEKALLCFEMNIVVDPGKDDFVIEKIKKLRDVAVISASSRSGAGSRVLQEENNSADLTRILHFCGSQKLRKHSI, from the exons ATGTCAATTGCAGTCTCGCAGCAGATCTCTCTTTTCCAATCCCAAATCGAAAGCCGGAG attcaatGAAGGAACTATTCGAGTTCTCGAATCCTTTTTAGCTTCAAACGACTTCAAATACTTGGACGGAGTGGTGCGCGCTTTGAAACAGTTCGTGAGAAACGAATCTCTCTGCATTATTCAGGAAATCGCTGGAAAATCTACGGAGCATAAGCTTCTGATCGTCGATTTTCTAGTACGCGTTTTTGCTCTCATTGGAGATACTGAG AGTTGCTTGGCCTTGAGATATGAGGCATTGCTTATGAGAGAGCAAAAAGCCACCAATGATCAGAGACTTCTTGTTTCATATAGTGAGTGGCTCACTTTTGCTGAGCATTCACTGGAGAATGGATTTTGTTCCATCGCAAAGAAG GCATGTGAAAAGGCACTTTTATGCTTTGAGATGAACATCGTTGTTGACCCTGGAAAAGATGACTTTGTAATTGAAAAAATTAAGAAGCTTAGAGATGTTGCTGTAATATCGGCTTCTTCAAGATCAG GCGCAGGCAGCAGAGTACTTCAAGAAGAAAACAACTCTGCAGACCTCACAAGGATCCTACATTTCTGTGGAAGCCAAAAGCTCAGGAAGCACTCTATTTAG
- the LOC104119804 gene encoding protein DOUBLE-STRAND BREAK FORMATION isoform X4 — protein MSIAVSQQISLFQSQIESRRFNEGTIRVLESFLASNDFKYLDGVVRALKQFVRNESLCIIQEIAGKSTEHKLLIVDFLVRVFALIGDTESCLALRYEALLMREQKATNDQRLLVSYSEWLTFAEHSLENGFCSIAKKACEKALLCFEMNIVVDPGKDDFVIEKIKKLRDVAVISASSRSVECQQMFFQSM, from the exons ATGTCAATTGCAGTCTCGCAGCAGATCTCTCTTTTCCAATCCCAAATCGAAAGCCGGAG attcaatGAAGGAACTATTCGAGTTCTCGAATCCTTTTTAGCTTCAAACGACTTCAAATACTTGGACGGAGTGGTGCGCGCTTTGAAACAGTTCGTGAGAAACGAATCTCTCTGCATTATTCAGGAAATCGCTGGAAAATCTACGGAGCATAAGCTTCTGATCGTCGATTTTCTAGTACGCGTTTTTGCTCTCATTGGAGATACTGAG AGTTGCTTGGCCTTGAGATATGAGGCATTGCTTATGAGAGAGCAAAAAGCCACCAATGATCAGAGACTTCTTGTTTCATATAGTGAGTGGCTCACTTTTGCTGAGCATTCACTGGAGAATGGATTTTGTTCCATCGCAAAGAAG GCATGTGAAAAGGCACTTTTATGCTTTGAGATGAACATCGTTGTTGACCCTGGAAAAGATGACTTTGTAATTGAAAAAATTAAGAAGCTTAGAGATGTTGCTGTAATATCGGCTTCTTCAAGATCAG TGGAATGTCAGCAAATGTTCTTTCAGAGCATGTAA